From the Acidimicrobiales bacterium genome, the window TGGGGCGCATCGGCTGCGGCGGGGTGCCGATGGCGATCAGCGTGCAGACCAACATGGCCACGCCGTCGTTGCACCGCTTCGGGACCGATGAGCTGAAGCGGCGCTACCTCGCCCCGGCCATCAAGGGAGAGATGGTGACGTCGATCGCCGTCACCGAGTCGGACGCCGGCTCCGACGTTGCCGCCCTGCGCACCCGGGCCGAGCGCGACGGCGATGAGTGGGTGATCAACGGGAACAAGCTCTACATCACCAACGGCGCCCAGGCCGACTGGGTGTGCCTGCTGGCGAGGACCTCGGGAGAGGGTGGGTACCGGGGCATGTCCCAGATCGTGGTCCCGACCAACCTTCCCGGGTTCACCGTCAGCCGCAAGCTCGAGAAGCTCGGAAACTGGTCGTCGGACACGGCCGAGCTGTCGTTCGAGGACCTGCGGGTGCCCGTCGCCAACACGATCGGAGAGGTCGGGCAGGGCTTCCAGCAGCAGATGGCCCAGTTCCAGAATGAGCGCATGATCGCTGCATACCAGGCTGTCGGGGGCGCCGAGCGGGCCCTCGAGCGCACCGCCGACTACCTGAGGCACCGGGTCGTCTTCGACCAGCCGCTGCTGGCCAACCAGCACGTGCAGTTCACACTGGCCGAGCTGGCCGCCGAGCTGGACATGGCCCGCCACTACAACTACGCCTGCGCCGAGGCGTACCTGCGGGGGGAGGACACGACCCGCTACGCCACCATCGCCAAGCTGGCGACGGGTCGGCTCATCCGCAGGGTCGCCGACACGTGCATCCAGTACCACGGTGGAGTCGGCTACATGGAGGAGACGTGGACGTCGCGTTACTTCCGTGATTCCCGCCTGCTGTCCATCGGCGGGGGAGCCGACGAGGTGATGCTGCGCATCCTGGCCCGTCTCGACGGGCTGGAGACGTGAGGTCGG encodes:
- a CDS encoding acyl-CoA dehydrogenase family protein; this encodes MNFSAEHQLFRKTVRDFVEREIEPHVDGWEREGAFPAHELFPKLGALGLLGLEYDPSYGGQGADHSYTVVAGEELGRIGCGGVPMAISVQTNMATPSLHRFGTDELKRRYLAPAIKGEMVTSIAVTESDAGSDVAALRTRAERDGDEWVINGNKLYITNGAQADWVCLLARTSGEGGYRGMSQIVVPTNLPGFTVSRKLEKLGNWSSDTAELSFEDLRVPVANTIGEVGQGFQQQMAQFQNERMIAAYQAVGGAERALERTADYLRHRVVFDQPLLANQHVQFTLAELAAELDMARHYNYACAEAYLRGEDTTRYATIAKLATGRLIRRVADTCIQYHGGVGYMEETWTSRYFRDSRLLSIGGGADEVMLRILARLDGLET